The Candidatus Polarisedimenticolia bacterium genome window below encodes:
- the rplP gene encoding 50S ribosomal protein L16, whose product MLMPKKVKYRKQMRGRRRGKAQRGSTVSFGDYGLKVMECGWITDKQIEAGRVAMTRFVKRGGKIWVRIFPDKPITKKPAETRMGKGKGAPEGWVAVVRPGKVIFEMEGVTEEVAREAMRLASHKLPLKAAFVHRGF is encoded by the coding sequence ATGCTGATGCCGAAGAAGGTCAAATACCGGAAGCAGATGAGGGGACGCCGCCGCGGCAAGGCGCAGCGGGGGAGCACCGTCAGCTTCGGGGATTACGGGCTGAAAGTGATGGAATGCGGCTGGATCACCGACAAGCAGATCGAAGCGGGCCGCGTGGCGATGACCCGTTTCGTGAAGCGCGGCGGCAAGATCTGGGTTCGCATCTTTCCCGACAAGCCGATCACCAAGAAGCCGGCCGAGACCCGCATGGGCAAGGGGAAGGGGGCGCCGGAAGGATGGGTGGCGGTGGTGCGGCCGGGGAAGGTGATCTTCGAGATGGAAGGGGTCACCGAGGAGGTGGCCCGGGAGGCGATGCGCCTGGCCTCCCACAAGCTACCGCTGAAGGCCGCCTTCGTTCACCGGGGGTTCTGA